Proteins from one uncultured Anaeromusa sp. genomic window:
- a CDS encoding RusA family crossover junction endodeoxyribonuclease — protein MIFDFFVPMQLPTITHQQKKIRVVKGKPYFYEPAALADARSKFMAYMAPHAPEEKLAGPVRLTTKWCYPRGSHPAPAYKTTKPDTDNMIKLLKDVMTELKFWNDDAQVASEITEKFWSDVQGLYVRIELLPKELKS, from the coding sequence ATGATATTTGATTTTTTTGTACCGATGCAGCTGCCAACGATAACGCACCAGCAAAAAAAAATACGAGTGGTAAAAGGCAAACCATATTTTTACGAACCGGCTGCGCTGGCCGATGCCCGGAGTAAGTTTATGGCCTATATGGCACCGCACGCTCCGGAAGAAAAGCTGGCTGGCCCTGTGAGACTGACCACTAAATGGTGCTATCCACGTGGCAGCCATCCGGCGCCAGCGTATAAAACCACTAAGCCGGATACCGACAACATGATTAAGCTGCTAAAGGATGTCATGACGGAGCTGAAGTTTTGGAACGATGACGCCCAGGTGGCCAGTGAGATTACGGAAAAGTTTTGGTCTGATGTGCAAGGACTATATGTACGGATTGAGTTGTTACCAAAGGAGCTGAAGTCATGA